The Anabaena sp. WA102 genome contains a region encoding:
- a CDS encoding group II intron reverse transcriptase/maturase has product MIRHRENSSESWKTLPWKQFRRNLFRLQKRVYKAVQVGDKRKAKSLQKLILKSTAARLLAIRQVTQLNAGKKTAGIDGKTALSFEQRFELSEKLRTEGNDWKHQGLREIPIPKKDGKTRILKVPTIADRAYQCLVKYALEPAHEATFHARSYGFRTGRSAHDAQRYLYNNLNSKANGIDKRVIELDIEKCFDRINHTAIMDRLIAPYSIRQGIFRCLKAGVNPEFSEQGTPQGGVVSPLLANIALNGIESIHRYHRISSYRITDKTSNGDIVEPTIRYADDMVIILRPQDDATEILDKISQFLAERGMKVSEKKTKLTAATDGFDFLGWHFKVQKNGKFRCTPSVDNFKAFRKKVKFIVNNSNYGATTKAEKLAPVVRGWRNYHRFCKMDGSKFSLWHINHRAFKVFNKETKQNRHNSQELIKKAFPTVPYSENKHINVKGEKSPYDGDLTYWSERNSKLYDNNTSKALKRQSHKCGHCGLKMLSDEKVHLHHIDGNHQNWKTKNLLAIHESCHDYIHMSKSES; this is encoded by the coding sequence ATGATTAGACACAGAGAAAACTCTAGTGAATCCTGGAAAACGTTACCTTGGAAGCAATTCCGTCGTAACTTATTCCGCCTACAAAAACGCGTGTACAAAGCTGTTCAAGTTGGCGACAAGCGCAAAGCTAAGTCCCTACAAAAGCTGATTCTGAAATCAACCGCAGCGAGATTACTGGCTATCCGTCAAGTAACACAGCTAAATGCTGGGAAAAAGACAGCGGGAATAGACGGCAAAACCGCGCTCTCATTCGAGCAAAGGTTTGAACTAAGTGAAAAACTTAGAACCGAAGGTAACGACTGGAAACACCAGGGATTACGTGAAATACCCATCCCCAAAAAGGACGGAAAAACCCGGATTCTCAAAGTCCCCACTATTGCAGATAGGGCATATCAATGCCTTGTCAAATACGCACTAGAACCAGCACATGAGGCAACCTTCCACGCTAGGAGCTACGGTTTTAGGACGGGACGCTCGGCACATGATGCCCAGAGATACCTGTACAACAACTTAAACTCTAAAGCTAATGGAATAGATAAACGAGTTATAGAACTCGATATTGAAAAATGCTTTGACCGGATAAACCACACCGCCATAATGGATAGACTCATCGCTCCTTATAGTATAAGACAGGGAATATTCCGATGTCTCAAAGCCGGAGTCAATCCAGAGTTTTCTGAACAAGGAACACCCCAAGGAGGAGTGGTAAGTCCACTGTTAGCTAACATCGCCTTAAATGGGATTGAAAGTATTCATAGATATCACCGTATATCTAGCTACAGAATTACAGACAAGACCTCAAATGGAGATATTGTCGAGCCAACAATCCGTTACGCGGATGACATGGTGATAATACTCCGACCTCAAGACGATGCCACAGAAATACTTGACAAAATCAGTCAGTTCCTAGCAGAGCGGGGAATGAAAGTCAGTGAGAAAAAGACAAAGCTAACCGCCGCGACAGATGGATTTGATTTCCTGGGCTGGCATTTTAAAGTCCAGAAAAACGGAAAGTTTAGATGTACTCCCTCAGTGGACAACTTCAAAGCTTTCCGCAAGAAAGTAAAATTCATCGTCAACAACTCGAATTATGGTGCTACCACAAAGGCTGAGAAATTAGCCCCTGTAGTCAGAGGTTGGAGGAATTACCACCGCTTCTGCAAGATGGATGGGTCGAAGTTTTCCTTATGGCACATCAATCACAGAGCATTCAAGGTATTTAACAAGGAAACTAAGCAGAATCGCCATAATAGCCAAGAGCTAATAAAGAAAGCATTCCCAACAGTTCCTTACTCCGAAAACAAACACATCAATGTCAAAGGTGAGAAATCACCCTACGATGGAGATTTAACCTACTGGAGCGAACGCAATAGTAAGTTATATGACAATAACACCTCTAAAGCCCTCAAACGGCAAAGCCATAAATGTGGTCATTGTGGGTTAAAAATGCTCAGTGACGAGAAGGTACATTTACATCATATAGATGGAAACCACCAAAACTGGAAAACTAAAAACCTTCTAGCAATTCACGAAAGCTGCCACGATTACATTCACATGAGCAAAAGCGAAAGCTAA